A DNA window from Gillisia sp. Hel1_33_143 contains the following coding sequences:
- a CDS encoding 5-(carboxyamino)imidazole ribonucleotide synthase, with protein MINYFSSDFKLGILGGGQLGKMLLYETRKYDIHTNVLDPSLEAPSKISANHFVQGDLMDYDTVLEFGRKVDLLTFEIESVNLEALKQLEKEGILIYPSSGTLEKIQNKAIQKKFYRSNHIPTANFSVFKNKADLINAVEKKSLNLPFVWKSATGGYDGKGVMVINSEDKLSNISEGECIAEELIPFKNELAVIVARNPSGEMKTFPVVEMEFHPTANQVEYVICPARIDKTVADKARKLAEKVSEAFQHVGLLAVEMFQTEDDEIIVNEVAPRPHNSGHYSIEASYTNQFEQHLRAILDLPLGDTSSKVGGIMVNLSGEEGFEGNVVYENIGNIMKLPGVTPHIYGKKITRPFRKMGHVTIVNQDLVEARKIAEEVKNTIRVISE; from the coding sequence ATGATCAACTACTTTTCTTCAGATTTTAAATTAGGAATTTTGGGTGGAGGGCAACTTGGTAAAATGTTGCTTTATGAGACTCGAAAATATGATATTCATACCAATGTTCTAGACCCAAGCCTAGAAGCGCCATCTAAGATTTCTGCTAATCATTTTGTGCAAGGTGATCTTATGGATTATGATACGGTATTGGAATTTGGAAGAAAGGTGGATCTGCTAACTTTTGAAATAGAATCGGTAAATCTTGAAGCTCTAAAGCAATTAGAGAAAGAAGGTATTTTAATTTATCCCAGTTCTGGCACCTTAGAAAAAATTCAAAATAAGGCAATTCAGAAAAAATTCTATAGATCCAACCATATACCAACAGCAAACTTTTCAGTGTTTAAAAATAAAGCTGATTTGATAAACGCTGTAGAGAAGAAGAGCCTTAATCTTCCATTTGTATGGAAAAGTGCTACAGGAGGATATGATGGCAAAGGTGTGATGGTTATTAATTCTGAAGATAAACTTAGCAATATTTCTGAAGGCGAATGCATAGCAGAAGAGCTTATACCCTTTAAAAATGAGCTAGCGGTAATTGTAGCTAGAAATCCTTCCGGAGAAATGAAAACTTTCCCCGTAGTAGAGATGGAATTTCATCCAACTGCCAATCAGGTAGAATATGTTATTTGTCCTGCCAGAATTGATAAGACTGTCGCCGATAAGGCCAGAAAATTGGCTGAAAAAGTTTCTGAGGCTTTTCAACATGTAGGCTTACTTGCTGTTGAAATGTTTCAGACGGAGGATGATGAAATCATAGTCAACGAAGTAGCACCTAGACCCCATAATAGCGGGCATTATAGTATAGAGGCTAGTTACACCAATCAATTTGAACAACATTTACGTGCTATCTTAGACCTTCCATTGGGAGATACCTCTAGTAAAGTTGGAGGGATCATGGTAAATCTTTCTGGAGAAGAAGGTTTTGAAGGAAATGTGGTGTACGAGAACATTGGAAATATTATGAAACTTCCAGGTGTTACGCCTCATATTTATGGTAAAAAAATAACTAGGCCTTTTAGAAAAATGGGACATGTTACAATTGTGAACCAAGATCTAGTAGAAGCAAGAAAGATTGCCGAAGAAGTTAAAAATACCATTAGAGTAATTTCAGAATAA